In Mangrovivirga cuniculi, the following proteins share a genomic window:
- a CDS encoding phosphatidylserine decarboxylase family protein: MTIHKEGRVLLIAMLLILTGINLLVYYFAGESEYALPLSISASIIIFLLVLQFFRNPKFNVNTNPKHIIAPADGKVVVIEDTIEEEYLKDKRKQISIFMSPINVHVNRNPVSGIISYFKYHPGKYLVAWHPKSSLENERTTIAVKMETGLEVVFRQVAGAMARRIKWYVKEGDKVDQGEEFGFIKFGSRVDIYLPLDAEIKVDIGEKTKGGRTIIAEV; this comes from the coding sequence ATGACCATTCATAAAGAAGGAAGAGTTTTATTGATAGCAATGCTATTGATTTTAACAGGCATCAACTTACTTGTATATTATTTCGCAGGTGAATCTGAATATGCCTTACCACTATCTATTTCTGCATCAATAATAATTTTTTTATTGGTATTACAATTTTTCAGGAATCCTAAATTTAATGTTAACACCAATCCAAAACATATCATTGCTCCGGCAGATGGAAAGGTAGTTGTGATTGAGGATACTATTGAAGAAGAATATTTAAAAGACAAAAGAAAACAAATATCGATATTCATGTCTCCTATTAATGTTCATGTTAACAGAAATCCTGTTTCCGGAATTATCAGCTACTTTAAATATCACCCTGGTAAATATCTTGTTGCATGGCACCCAAAATCAAGCCTTGAAAACGAAAGAACTACAATAGCTGTTAAAATGGAAACCGGGCTGGAAGTTGTTTTCAGACAGGTTGCGGGTGCAATGGCAAGGAGAATAAAATGGTATGTGAAAGAAGGAGATAAAGTAGATCAGGGAGAAGAATTCGGGTTTATCAAATTTGGATCAAGGGTGGATATTTACCTTCCATTAGATGCTGAAATAAAAGTTGATATTGGAGAAAAAACTAAGGGAGGCCGAACTATAATCGCTGAAGTTTAA
- the lptC gene encoding LPS export ABC transporter periplasmic protein LptC produces the protein MKGDLIKYFLPIILLFVIASCDDMEEKSNKLRQQYNGPQAEIDSMYTVYSDSGRIIFTIRASKQVDYFNGDRDFPGPLFIEFYDEESEGDVTSTLSANQGKFNNESKLYTVSGDVVVTNIEKDEQLKTEELNWLPGSDSIYTDKFVTIKTASELLYGEGLSSNQNFTKYRILRPTGEFDYDE, from the coding sequence ATGAAAGGGGATTTAATAAAATATTTTCTTCCAATAATATTGTTATTTGTCATAGCTTCATGCGATGACATGGAAGAAAAGAGCAATAAACTCAGGCAGCAATACAATGGCCCCCAGGCTGAAATAGACAGCATGTATACTGTCTATTCTGATTCCGGGCGGATTATTTTTACTATCAGAGCGAGTAAACAAGTGGATTATTTTAATGGGGATCGCGATTTTCCGGGTCCACTATTTATTGAGTTTTACGATGAAGAATCTGAAGGAGACGTAACTTCAACACTTTCGGCAAACCAAGGTAAATTTAATAATGAAAGTAAGCTTTATACTGTGAGCGGTGATGTAGTTGTGACCAATATCGAAAAAGATGAACAGCTAAAAACGGAAGAGTTAAACTGGCTCCCTGGAAGTGATTCGATATACACAGATAAATTCGTAACGATCAAAACAGCTTCCGAATTACTGTATGGTGAAGGGTTATCCAGTAATCAGAACTTTACTAAATATAGAATCTTACGTCCTACCGGTGAATTTGATTATGATGAATAA
- a CDS encoding tetratricopeptide repeat protein — translation MRKNVLLLVMTLISAVTFAQEVDCNEWNWPQNKQQALEKNALYSDYLRADDYKNAKAPLFWLLKNVPSLHYSIYANGVKLYDNLVSNPDDASKVDVYKDSVMLLYDKRMELCGKTADLMNRKMYDAYNYYKNEQDKYEYLFEGYQDLYSFADNEIYNANLTFYMDATRRYYLTHKDEMSPEEVIAVFDDIQGVIDAKKEAGEDMSKPEEYVFKLFVATIDIDCDMIENTFGDKFRANPDNIELAENIFKLGFKFDCFDSDLVADAARTIMDENPQPGLANLLGTRCLQKGDYDCAEDYFKRGLEMTDDNLKKGEIYLKLARMNARKGAKSSARNYAMQAVSADASLASEAYTFIGDLYYGSYESCKQGKSRVYDRLVFIAAYEMYQKAGNRGGMSKAKEQFPSKEELFVEGSKKGDSKKVNCWINKTVTLRTRD, via the coding sequence ATGAGAAAGAATGTTTTATTGTTGGTCATGACTTTGATAAGTGCAGTAACTTTCGCTCAGGAAGTTGACTGTAATGAGTGGAATTGGCCTCAGAACAAACAGCAAGCGTTAGAAAAAAATGCGCTTTATTCAGACTACTTACGAGCTGATGATTACAAAAACGCGAAAGCACCATTATTTTGGTTGCTGAAGAACGTACCTAGTTTACACTATTCTATTTATGCCAATGGTGTGAAATTGTATGACAATCTTGTAAGTAATCCTGACGACGCATCGAAAGTTGATGTTTATAAGGATTCTGTTATGCTTCTTTACGATAAGCGAATGGAGCTTTGTGGTAAGACTGCAGACCTTATGAATAGAAAAATGTACGATGCTTATAATTACTATAAAAATGAGCAGGATAAGTACGAGTATTTATTCGAAGGATACCAGGATCTTTATTCTTTTGCAGATAATGAAATTTATAATGCCAACCTGACATTCTACATGGATGCAACAAGAAGGTATTATTTGACTCATAAGGATGAAATGTCTCCTGAAGAAGTAATTGCTGTTTTTGATGACATCCAAGGTGTTATCGATGCCAAAAAAGAAGCAGGTGAGGACATGTCTAAACCAGAGGAATATGTTTTCAAATTATTTGTTGCCACTATCGATATTGATTGTGACATGATCGAAAACACTTTCGGTGATAAATTCAGAGCGAATCCAGACAATATTGAGCTTGCAGAAAATATCTTTAAGTTAGGTTTCAAATTTGACTGTTTCGATTCAGACCTGGTAGCTGATGCAGCAAGGACAATCATGGATGAAAATCCACAGCCTGGTTTAGCAAATCTTTTAGGTACAAGATGTCTTCAAAAAGGAGATTATGACTGTGCAGAAGATTATTTCAAGCGTGGTTTAGAAATGACTGATGATAACCTTAAAAAAGGAGAAATCTATCTGAAGCTTGCTAGAATGAATGCACGAAAAGGAGCTAAATCATCAGCGAGAAATTACGCGATGCAAGCAGTTTCTGCCGATGCAAGCCTGGCATCTGAAGCTTACACTTTCATAGGCGACCTTTACTATGGTAGCTACGAAAGTTGTAAACAAGGTAAGTCAAGAGTTTATGATCGTCTTGTTTTCATAGCAGCGTACGAGATGTACCAAAAAGCAGGTAACAGAGGCGGAATGTCTAAGGCAAAAGAACAGTTTCCTTCTAAAGAAGAGTTGTTCGTTGAAGGTAGCAAGAAAGGAGATTCTAAAAAAGTTAACTGCTGGATTAACAAAACAGTTACTTTAAGAACCAGAGATTAA
- a CDS encoding anhydro-N-acetylmuramic acid kinase, whose protein sequence is MSEHSEQSYFSLGLMSGTSLDGLDLCLSEFIYESNSWKYRIIKTETIPYNEKWRNDLANAINLNWSELLTLDYKYGLYLSQVILSFLQNTEVTPDLIGSHGHTVHHKPDKGYTIQIGNGHQVALKTGVDTVYDFRSLDVSKGGQGAPLVPIGDKLLFSNYNACVNLGGFANLSKKDQGETIRAYDICALNTVLNYLASLVGLDYDENGNLASSGKDIPNLLEELESLAYYSETGPKSLGIEWVKSSILPIVNNYLKEYPLKDVIHTYTNHAAKAIARELPSIGQCLFTGGGAFNNYLISKINTYNNGKIEIPGDQLISFKEALIFGFLAVLRKRNEINVLSSVTGATENTSSGVIVSKNDLI, encoded by the coding sequence ATGTCTGAGCACTCTGAACAATCTTATTTTTCACTTGGTTTGATGTCCGGAACTTCACTGGACGGATTAGATTTATGTTTGAGTGAGTTTATTTATGAAAGCAACTCCTGGAAATATAGAATTATCAAAACAGAGACGATTCCTTATAATGAAAAGTGGCGAAATGATCTGGCCAATGCAATAAATTTGAATTGGTCTGAATTGTTGACTCTTGACTATAAATATGGACTGTACCTTTCACAAGTGATCCTTTCATTTCTCCAAAATACAGAGGTAACGCCAGACCTGATTGGCAGCCATGGCCATACTGTCCACCATAAGCCTGATAAAGGATATACTATTCAAATTGGTAATGGGCACCAAGTTGCATTAAAAACAGGTGTAGACACAGTATATGATTTTAGAAGTTTAGACGTAAGCAAAGGTGGGCAGGGAGCTCCTCTTGTGCCGATAGGAGATAAGTTACTTTTTTCAAATTATAATGCATGTGTCAATTTGGGTGGGTTTGCAAATCTTTCTAAAAAAGATCAAGGGGAAACTATCCGCGCATATGACATTTGTGCACTTAATACAGTCCTTAACTATCTTGCATCCCTGGTCGGCCTTGATTACGATGAAAACGGCAATTTAGCTTCCTCGGGGAAAGACATCCCGAATCTTCTTGAGGAACTGGAAAGCCTGGCTTATTATTCTGAAACAGGCCCAAAATCTCTGGGTATTGAGTGGGTAAAAAGCAGTATTCTTCCTATTGTGAATAATTATTTAAAGGAGTATCCACTCAAAGATGTCATTCATACTTACACCAATCATGCAGCTAAAGCGATAGCCAGGGAGTTGCCTTCAATAGGACAATGTCTATTCACTGGCGGTGGAGCATTTAACAATTACCTGATTTCCAAAATAAACACATATAATAACGGAAAAATAGAAATACCCGGTGACCAATTAATCTCTTTTAAGGAGGCTTTAATCTTTGGGTTTCTCGCTGTTTTAAGAAAGCGCAATGAAATAAATGTTCTATCATCAGTTACCGGAGCAACAGAGAATACCAGTTCCGGAGTAATCGTCTCTAAAAACGACTTGATTTGA
- a CDS encoding Glu/Leu/Phe/Val dehydrogenase dimerization domain-containing protein, with protein MKDLLKQFENKTPEIVFEWKDSETEAEGWVVINSLRGGAAGGGTRMRPGLDKREVESLAKTMEIKFTVSGPNIGGAKSGINFDPKDPRKKDVLKRWYKAVFPLLKNYYGTGGDLNVDEIHEVIPITESYGLWHPQEGIVNGHFNPTEPEKIKKLGQLRQGVSKVLEDINFTITGDYKFTVADMITGFGVAESVKHYYDLWGGNISEKRAVIQGWGNVAGAAALFLAKMGVKIAGIIDREGGLLSEEGFGLEEVKELFIQREGNKLKADNMIPYDEINDKVWDLGAEIFIPAAASRLISQDQVEKMINSKLEVISSGANVPFKDDEIFFGPTMEYADSHVSLIPDFIANCGMARVFAYLMSDEAVMTDETIFDDTSETIKIAMQEIYNSHKEKTGISEAAFEVALKKLV; from the coding sequence ATGAAAGACTTATTAAAGCAATTTGAAAACAAAACCCCCGAAATTGTTTTTGAATGGAAAGATTCTGAAACCGAAGCAGAAGGCTGGGTTGTAATTAACTCATTGCGAGGTGGCGCTGCTGGTGGAGGCACGAGAATGCGTCCGGGATTAGATAAAAGAGAGGTAGAATCCCTGGCAAAAACCATGGAAATCAAGTTCACTGTTTCAGGACCAAATATTGGTGGTGCTAAATCGGGAATCAATTTTGACCCGAAGGATCCGCGCAAAAAAGATGTCTTGAAAAGATGGTATAAAGCTGTTTTCCCTCTTTTAAAAAATTATTATGGCACAGGCGGTGACCTCAATGTGGATGAAATTCATGAAGTAATTCCAATTACTGAGAGTTATGGTTTATGGCATCCTCAAGAAGGAATTGTAAACGGACACTTCAACCCAACTGAACCAGAAAAAATAAAAAAATTAGGACAGCTGAGACAAGGAGTTTCTAAAGTCCTGGAAGACATAAACTTCACCATTACCGGCGACTACAAATTTACCGTAGCAGACATGATCACCGGATTTGGTGTAGCTGAATCTGTAAAACATTACTATGACCTTTGGGGTGGTAATATCAGTGAGAAAAGAGCAGTGATTCAGGGATGGGGAAATGTAGCTGGCGCAGCTGCTTTATTCCTTGCTAAAATGGGTGTAAAAATAGCCGGAATCATAGATCGGGAAGGCGGATTATTAAGTGAAGAAGGTTTTGGACTGGAAGAAGTAAAAGAACTTTTCATCCAACGTGAAGGAAATAAGTTGAAAGCTGATAATATGATCCCTTATGATGAAATAAATGATAAAGTCTGGGATTTAGGGGCTGAAATTTTTATACCTGCGGCTGCTTCTCGTCTGATTAGTCAGGACCAGGTTGAAAAAATGATTAACTCTAAACTTGAAGTTATTTCTTCAGGTGCTAATGTGCCGTTTAAAGATGATGAGATTTTCTTTGGCCCAACAATGGAATATGCTGACAGCCACGTTTCCTTAATACCTGATTTTATAGCTAATTGTGGTATGGCAAGGGTCTTTGCGTATTTAATGAGTGATGAGGCAGTAATGACTGATGAAACAATTTTTGACGACACCTCTGAAACCATTAAAATTGCAATGCAGGAAATTTACAATTCTCATAAAGAAAAAACAGGAATATCCGAAGCAGCCTTCGAAGTTGCGCTTAAAAAACTTGTATAA
- a CDS encoding sodium:proton antiporter has translation MDQDNNRFSTRVIIFLILLFSPLFGQLSAVELESDNSSTVSELSVQNSNNTELATVNQDQDDQVQHEEEHGETEGHGSEEASSHKPPGWSVLPFVILLLMIATGPLFYEHFWHKNYPKIAILLAAIVVLYYLFALNNEHGPVHAFFEYFQFIALLASLYIASGGIHIDIDKKSSPMANSILLICGAVIANLIGTTGASMLLIKPFMRLNKHRIKPYHIVFFIFIVSNVGGSLTPIGDPPLFLGFLKGVPFEWTITHNFLPWVFGISLLTLIFYFFDKRNKDVIDEDEIQTEFTNKIKVSGAKNFGWLALVIISVFIDPNVFDWVPAINYHGQRFSFIREFIMFGVCFFSYRFADKEAIQSNDFSFEPIREVAFIFIGIFGTMMPALELVSEFAKSPEGVALISQNTLYWGTGALSGFLDNAPTYLNFLAASMASQGADINSISEVVEYATGDTYPHSQLYLKAISIAAVFFGAMTYIGNGPNFMVKSIAEQVGIKMPSFFGYMIRFSIPFLLPMIILTWLIFFLFAK, from the coding sequence ATGGATCAAGACAATAACCGCTTTTCGACAAGAGTTATAATATTCCTGATTTTACTTTTTTCACCCCTGTTTGGTCAACTCTCGGCTGTTGAGTTGGAATCTGACAATTCCTCTACTGTAAGTGAATTATCAGTTCAAAATTCAAATAATACGGAATTAGCTACTGTTAACCAGGACCAGGATGATCAGGTTCAGCATGAAGAAGAACATGGGGAAACAGAAGGGCACGGATCAGAAGAAGCTTCTTCGCACAAACCTCCGGGCTGGTCAGTTTTGCCGTTTGTCATTTTGTTATTAATGATCGCCACCGGCCCTTTATTCTACGAACATTTCTGGCATAAAAATTATCCTAAAATAGCGATTTTACTTGCTGCTATTGTTGTTCTCTACTACCTTTTCGCTTTAAATAACGAACACGGCCCTGTTCATGCGTTTTTTGAATACTTTCAATTTATCGCTCTTCTGGCTTCTCTATATATAGCATCAGGAGGTATTCATATTGACATTGACAAGAAGTCTTCTCCGATGGCCAATTCGATATTATTGATTTGTGGCGCTGTTATAGCTAACCTTATCGGTACTACCGGAGCCTCAATGCTGTTAATAAAACCTTTTATGAGGCTTAATAAGCATAGAATTAAGCCTTATCATATTGTCTTTTTCATATTTATAGTATCAAATGTTGGCGGATCATTAACACCCATAGGAGACCCTCCGTTATTCCTGGGATTTCTTAAAGGAGTACCGTTTGAATGGACGATTACACACAACTTTCTTCCATGGGTATTTGGCATCTCATTGCTAACCCTGATATTCTATTTCTTTGATAAGAGAAACAAGGATGTGATCGATGAAGATGAAATTCAAACTGAGTTCACAAATAAAATAAAAGTCTCCGGAGCGAAAAATTTTGGATGGCTGGCTTTAGTAATCATCTCAGTTTTTATTGATCCAAACGTATTTGACTGGGTTCCTGCTATAAATTATCACGGGCAAAGGTTTTCTTTCATAAGAGAATTTATCATGTTCGGTGTATGCTTCTTTTCTTATCGTTTTGCAGATAAAGAAGCCATTCAAAGCAATGACTTCAGCTTTGAGCCGATTCGTGAGGTTGCATTTATATTCATTGGAATTTTTGGTACAATGATGCCTGCACTTGAGCTTGTCAGTGAGTTTGCAAAATCACCTGAAGGCGTGGCACTGATCTCTCAAAACACGCTTTATTGGGGAACAGGTGCTTTATCCGGTTTCCTGGATAATGCTCCAACTTATCTTAACTTTTTAGCTGCTTCAATGGCTTCTCAGGGAGCGGACATTAATTCGATCAGTGAAGTAGTGGAATATGCCACAGGCGATACCTATCCACATTCACAACTCTATTTAAAGGCTATATCCATTGCAGCCGTATTCTTTGGAGCAATGACTTATATTGGTAATGGACCTAATTTCATGGTGAAATCAATTGCCGAACAAGTAGGTATTAAAATGCCTTCGTTCTTTGGTTATATGATCAGGTTTTCAATTCCTTTCTTATTACCAATGATCATTCTTACCTGGTTGATTTTCTTCCTGTTCGCTAAATAA
- a CDS encoding aspartate kinase has protein sequence MKVLKFGGTSVGSPERMNQVASIITSDDEPKIIVLSAVSGTTNSLVELGRLLKTGDKQAAKDLVLELRQKYDAFVEDLVSESDRRSEAKAILDEHFTLLNSAINLSFNEGLSRELLAQGELLSTKLFIELLKEKKIDVDWLNALDFMKLDEDDEPDVEFIGKNFPAKDQLDKKGKLLVTQGFICKNSKGEVDNLKRGGSDYSASLIGAGLNADEVQIWTDIDGMHNNDPRVVKNTYSISELSFNEAAELAYFGAKILHPASILPAQKYNCPVRLLNTMRPDAKGTIISGKEQDTGIKAVAAKDNISAIKIKSTRMLLAYGFLRKIFEVFEKYKTPVDMITTSEVAVSLTIDDNSNLEKIKQELEPFGKIEIDTNQSIICLVGDFVSDRPGIVKQVFDSLTEIPVRMISYGGSRHNISVLIDTSYKASALQSLNKGVFQMEEA, from the coding sequence ATGAAAGTCTTAAAATTTGGAGGTACTTCAGTCGGAAGTCCCGAACGAATGAATCAAGTTGCATCTATCATCACATCTGATGATGAGCCAAAAATTATCGTGCTTTCAGCTGTATCGGGAACGACAAATAGTCTGGTTGAACTTGGAAGGTTGTTAAAAACCGGTGATAAACAAGCTGCCAAAGACCTTGTTTTGGAACTAAGACAAAAGTATGATGCCTTTGTGGAAGATTTAGTTTCAGAAAGTGATAGAAGATCAGAAGCGAAGGCTATTCTTGATGAACATTTTACTCTTCTGAATTCTGCAATCAACCTTTCTTTCAATGAAGGACTTAGTAGAGAACTTCTGGCACAGGGAGAATTACTTAGTACTAAACTTTTCATCGAATTATTGAAAGAAAAGAAAATTGATGTCGACTGGTTAAATGCATTAGATTTCATGAAGCTTGATGAAGATGATGAGCCTGATGTTGAATTTATAGGCAAAAACTTTCCAGCTAAGGACCAATTAGATAAAAAAGGAAAGCTTTTAGTCACACAGGGATTTATTTGTAAAAATTCAAAAGGAGAGGTTGACAATCTCAAGCGTGGAGGAAGTGATTATAGCGCATCGCTAATCGGAGCCGGATTAAATGCAGACGAGGTTCAGATATGGACAGATATTGACGGCATGCATAATAATGATCCAAGAGTAGTTAAAAACACCTATTCTATTTCAGAATTATCATTTAATGAAGCTGCTGAGCTTGCTTATTTCGGAGCGAAGATATTGCACCCTGCATCTATCCTTCCGGCTCAAAAATATAATTGCCCGGTAAGATTGTTAAATACAATGCGGCCTGATGCAAAAGGAACTATTATTTCCGGAAAGGAACAGGATACCGGTATAAAGGCTGTAGCTGCAAAAGATAATATTTCGGCTATCAAGATCAAATCAACCCGTATGTTGCTTGCATATGGCTTTCTCAGAAAGATATTTGAGGTGTTTGAGAAATATAAAACTCCGGTAGATATGATTACTACCAGTGAAGTTGCTGTTTCATTAACTATTGATGATAATAGTAATCTGGAAAAAATTAAACAGGAGCTTGAACCATTTGGTAAAATAGAGATCGATACCAATCAATCAATTATTTGCCTTGTTGGAGATTTTGTTTCTGATAGACCAGGAATAGTAAAACAAGTTTTTGATAGCCTGACAGAAATTCCGGTAAGGATGATTAGCTATGGAGGGAGTCGCCATAACATCTCAGTGTTAATCGATACTTCTTATAAAGCTTCAGCCCTTCAAAGCCTTAATAAGGGAGTGTTTCAAATGGAAGAAGCTTGA
- the ribH gene encoding 6,7-dimethyl-8-ribityllumazine synthase, whose product MATSLKSLSDYSSKNLQGAKDKVFAIVVSEWNDTVTEALYEGAYETLLQNGVKKENIVKRYVPGSYELTLGAQWMAERDDIDAVICLGCVIQGETRHFDFICDAVANGITNVNLKYNKPVIFGVLTPDTMKQALDRAGGKHGNKGDEAAITAVKMLGLKETL is encoded by the coding sequence ATGGCAACATCATTAAAAAGTTTAAGCGATTATTCATCAAAAAATCTTCAAGGCGCTAAAGATAAAGTTTTTGCAATAGTGGTTTCCGAATGGAACGACACAGTGACAGAAGCATTATACGAGGGAGCATATGAAACGCTTTTGCAGAACGGTGTTAAAAAGGAGAATATAGTTAAAAGATACGTTCCGGGAAGTTATGAACTTACTCTTGGAGCACAATGGATGGCTGAACGCGATGACATTGATGCTGTGATCTGCCTTGGGTGTGTGATTCAAGGAGAAACAAGGCATTTTGATTTTATTTGCGACGCTGTAGCCAATGGAATAACCAATGTTAACCTGAAATATAATAAACCAGTAATTTTTGGCGTGCTTACCCCTGACACTATGAAGCAGGCTCTTGATCGTGCTGGTGGAAAACACGGTAATAAAGGAGATGAAGCTGCAATTACCGCTGTCAAAATGTTGGGTTTAAAAGAAACATTGTAA
- a CDS encoding YfgM family protein: MAKNKQHKHDEGNELLENPEAIQESLSSAEKFLRDNSTLVFGAVAVLFLVVGGIIGYKYYQENQNAKAQEEMFQAQYWFENDSLALALEGTTVNSGFLDIIDDYSGTQSANLAKFYAGAIYLKQENFDKAIEYLESYSNDDLLSPAFSKSLLGSAYMEKGNFEKAASLFEEAADTNENSVFSPDYLMQAALAYELAGNTSKAASIYSDIVTDYPKYKQISEARKHKARLEAMASN; this comes from the coding sequence ATGGCGAAGAATAAACAACATAAGCACGACGAAGGAAATGAGCTGTTGGAAAATCCGGAAGCAATCCAGGAGAGTTTATCATCAGCAGAGAAGTTTTTAAGAGATAATTCAACACTGGTTTTCGGTGCTGTAGCAGTTCTCTTTTTAGTAGTTGGTGGTATCATCGGGTACAAGTATTATCAGGAAAACCAAAATGCCAAAGCCCAGGAAGAAATGTTCCAGGCTCAGTATTGGTTTGAAAATGATAGTCTTGCACTTGCTTTGGAAGGAACCACAGTAAATTCAGGATTTCTTGATATAATTGATGATTATTCAGGAACGCAATCAGCAAATCTTGCAAAATTTTATGCTGGTGCAATTTATTTGAAGCAAGAAAACTTTGATAAGGCGATAGAATACCTGGAGTCATATTCAAACGATGATTTGCTTTCTCCTGCTTTTTCAAAAAGCCTGTTAGGTAGTGCATATATGGAAAAGGGGAATTTTGAAAAAGCAGCTTCATTATTCGAAGAAGCAGCTGATACTAATGAAAACAGTGTTTTCTCTCCTGACTATTTGATGCAGGCTGCCCTGGCATATGAGTTAGCTGGAAATACGTCGAAAGCTGCATCAATATATTCTGATATAGTAACTGATTATCCAAAATATAAACAAATTTCGGAAGCACGAAAACACAAGGCTCGTTTAGAAGCCATGGCCTCCAATTAA
- the pdhA gene encoding pyruvate dehydrogenase (acetyl-transferring) E1 component subunit alpha produces the protein MATSKTKAKKSKSASKPNFSKDQYMEWFESMLLMRRFEEMAGRLYGQQKIRGFCHLYIGQEACVAGSVSALKKGDKYITAYRDHAHPIALGSDPKAVMAELFGKKTGIVKGKGGSMHMFDVENHFYGGHGIVGGQIPLGAGLAFAEKYKETDFLCITYMGDGAVRQGAFHEALNMAMTLKLPVIFAIENNGYAMGTSVKRTSNVTELYQLGEAYSMPSKPVDAMSVEEVHYAVAEAAERARKGEGPSLLEFRTYRYKGHSMSDPAKYRTKEELQEYKDRDPIEQVRSVILDNKWADEDELKELDKKIKDQVKECVEFSENSDWPDPSEAFDDVYVQPDYPFISDK, from the coding sequence ATGGCTACATCTAAAACAAAGGCAAAGAAAAGCAAATCTGCTTCAAAACCGAACTTCAGTAAAGATCAATACATGGAGTGGTTTGAGAGTATGTTATTGATGAGGCGATTTGAAGAAATGGCAGGACGATTATACGGTCAGCAAAAGATTCGTGGGTTTTGCCACTTATATATTGGCCAGGAAGCATGTGTAGCCGGGTCGGTTTCAGCCTTAAAAAAAGGAGATAAATATATTACTGCTTACAGAGATCATGCTCACCCGATAGCACTGGGTTCAGACCCAAAAGCTGTAATGGCGGAGTTATTTGGTAAGAAGACAGGAATAGTTAAAGGTAAAGGTGGTTCGATGCATATGTTTGATGTAGAAAATCATTTTTACGGAGGCCATGGTATTGTTGGTGGTCAGATTCCTCTTGGAGCGGGTCTTGCATTTGCAGAGAAATACAAAGAGACTGATTTTCTTTGCATTACCTATATGGGAGATGGTGCTGTGAGACAAGGCGCATTTCACGAAGCTTTGAATATGGCAATGACACTAAAATTACCAGTGATATTTGCTATTGAGAATAACGGTTATGCAATGGGGACCTCAGTGAAAAGAACTTCTAACGTAACTGAACTTTACCAGCTTGGTGAAGCCTATAGTATGCCCTCGAAGCCTGTTGATGCGATGTCAGTAGAAGAAGTACACTATGCAGTAGCTGAAGCAGCTGAAAGAGCAAGAAAAGGAGAAGGCCCCAGTTTATTAGAATTCAGAACTTACCGTTACAAAGGACACTCGATGAGTGACCCGGCTAAGTACAGAACTAAGGAAGAGCTTCAGGAATACAAAGACCGAGATCCTATCGAGCAGGTGAGAAGTGTAATCCTTGATAACAAGTGGGCTGACGAGGATGAATTAAAAGAGCTTGATAAAAAGATAAAAGACCAGGTGAAGGAATGTGTTGAATTTTCTGAAAACTCAGATTGGCCTGATCCATCAGAAGCATTTGACGATGTTTACGTTCAACCTGACTATCCTTTTATTAGCGATAAATAA